A portion of the Blastopirellula sediminis genome contains these proteins:
- a CDS encoding ABC transporter ATP-binding protein — protein MIALRDVCKTWDGGKSFAVKDLSLSIEQGEVLALLGGSGSGKSTTVKMINRLIEPSSGVIEIDGENVIEQDPVQLRRRIGYVFQSIGLFPHMTILENVNILPKMLGQDPAAYKEKGSRLLDMVELPAAQYADRYPHQLSGGQRQRVGFARALAVDPKVMLLDEPFGALDPVTRDSLQAEFLRLQGELGFTAVIVTHDMAEALLLADKIAVMKDGKLLRFGTPRELLQDAGDEYVAQLLETPRRHGRLIHDLETT, from the coding sequence ATGATCGCATTACGCGACGTTTGCAAAACCTGGGACGGCGGAAAGTCGTTCGCGGTGAAGGATCTATCGCTCAGCATTGAGCAGGGAGAAGTCCTCGCCCTGCTCGGCGGTTCCGGCTCCGGCAAAAGCACCACGGTCAAGATGATCAACCGCCTGATCGAGCCGAGCAGCGGCGTCATCGAGATCGACGGCGAAAACGTGATCGAGCAAGACCCCGTGCAGCTCCGCCGCCGGATCGGCTACGTTTTTCAAAGCATCGGGCTCTTCCCCCACATGACGATCCTGGAGAACGTCAACATCCTGCCGAAGATGCTCGGCCAGGATCCCGCGGCCTACAAGGAAAAGGGATCGCGGCTGCTCGACATGGTCGAACTGCCGGCCGCGCAGTACGCCGATCGCTATCCGCATCAACTCTCTGGCGGACAGCGCCAGCGAGTTGGCTTCGCCCGGGCGTTGGCGGTCGATCCGAAGGTGATGCTGCTCGACGAGCCATTCGGCGCGCTCGATCCGGTGACCCGCGATAGTTTGCAAGCCGAATTCTTACGTCTGCAAGGAGAGCTGGGCTTTACTGCGGTGATCGTGACGCATGACATGGCCGAAGCGCTGCTGTTGGCTGACAAGATCGCGGTAATGAAGGATGGCAAGCTGCTCCGTTTTGGAACGCCGCGAGAATTATTGCAGGACGCCGGCGACGAGTATGTCGCGCAGCTGTTGGAAACGCCGCGTCGCCATGGACGTTTGATTCACGATCTGGAAACCACCTAA
- a CDS encoding 3-keto-disaccharide hydrolase, with product MRKMIIPALLTTLTLSFAGVLSAAEGWTEPFNGKDLTGWTQKNGTATYVVEEGGVIRGKTNEGSPNSFLCTDKDYGDFEIEFDVKCDDGLNSGVQIRSQTAAAKGDEKFGRVNGPQVEIEKSTGEAGYVYGEATGRGWLTPESRLKPHDHFKNGEWNHYRVIAKGPRIQTFINGEPIEDLTDEEIYKTHPTGFIGLQVHGIGKGQGPFEVRWKNIKIKSL from the coding sequence ATGCGTAAGATGATTATCCCGGCGCTGCTGACCACGCTGACGCTGAGCTTTGCTGGCGTCCTATCGGCCGCAGAAGGTTGGACTGAACCGTTTAACGGTAAAGATCTGACCGGCTGGACTCAAAAGAACGGCACCGCGACCTACGTCGTCGAAGAAGGCGGAGTCATCCGCGGCAAGACGAACGAAGGAAGCCCGAACTCGTTCCTCTGCACCGACAAGGATTACGGCGACTTCGAAATCGAATTTGACGTCAAGTGCGACGATGGCCTGAACTCGGGCGTGCAGATTCGTTCGCAGACCGCCGCCGCCAAGGGTGACGAAAAGTTCGGTCGCGTGAACGGCCCGCAAGTCGAAATCGAAAAGAGCACCGGCGAAGCCGGCTACGTCTACGGCGAAGCGACCGGCCGCGGTTGGTTGACCCCGGAAAGCCGCCTGAAGCCGCACGACCATTTCAAGAATGGCGAGTGGAACCACTATCGCGTCATCGCGAAGGGCCCGCGTATTCAGACCTTCATCAACGGCGAACCGATTGAAGACCTGACCGACGAAGAAATCTACAAGACTCACCCGACCGGCTTCATCGGTTTGCAGGTCCACGGCATCGGCAAAGGCCAAGGCCCGTTTGAAGTTCGTTGGAAGAACATCAAGATTAAGTCGCTGTAA
- a CDS encoding PA0069 family radical SAM protein has protein sequence MDVIGRGADFNPTNRFERLATVDDWEHLDEAEIDDAPRKVATELYDDQSQSIVTENNSPDLSFRFSLNPYRGCVHGCSYCYARPYHEFLGFSAGLDFETKIMVKRDAAALFRKFLAQPSWKCQLIVMSGVTDCYQPIERQFGVTRACLQVAAAANQPLGMITKNALVTRDLDILADMATRNLVQVNISVTSLDQTLTRKMEPRTSSPAARLRAIRELTDAGVPVHVMTAPIIPGLNDSEIPKILEAAAEAGASGASYTILRLPHGVQEIFLHWLEQQMPEAKERVESRLRAVRGGELNDSQFGTRMRGEGLIAQQIDQTFRVFRKRHQLDRSEFRFDTTQFRRPDPNGRQKSLF, from the coding sequence ATGGACGTAATCGGGCGCGGCGCCGACTTTAATCCGACCAACCGTTTTGAACGTTTGGCGACGGTCGACGATTGGGAGCATCTCGACGAAGCCGAGATCGACGACGCGCCCCGAAAAGTAGCGACGGAGCTGTATGACGATCAGTCGCAATCGATCGTTACCGAGAACAACAGCCCCGACCTTTCGTTTCGCTTCAGCTTGAATCCGTATCGGGGCTGCGTGCATGGTTGCTCATATTGCTACGCGCGGCCCTATCACGAGTTTCTCGGCTTCAGCGCCGGGCTCGACTTCGAGACCAAGATCATGGTCAAGCGCGACGCGGCGGCGCTGTTTCGCAAATTCCTCGCGCAGCCGAGTTGGAAGTGCCAACTGATCGTCATGTCGGGCGTCACCGATTGTTACCAGCCGATCGAACGTCAGTTCGGCGTGACGCGGGCCTGTCTGCAAGTTGCGGCCGCAGCGAATCAGCCGCTTGGCATGATCACCAAGAACGCGCTGGTGACGCGTGATCTCGATATCCTCGCCGACATGGCGACCCGTAACCTGGTGCAGGTCAACATCAGCGTCACGTCGCTCGATCAGACGTTGACGCGAAAGATGGAACCGCGGACCAGCAGTCCCGCCGCGCGACTTCGCGCGATCCGCGAACTGACCGACGCCGGCGTTCCGGTCCATGTGATGACGGCGCCGATCATCCCCGGGCTGAACGACAGCGAGATTCCCAAGATCTTGGAAGCGGCGGCCGAAGCGGGCGCCAGCGGCGCAAGTTACACCATCCTGCGTTTGCCGCACGGCGTGCAGGAGATCTTCCTCCATTGGCTCGAGCAGCAAATGCCCGAAGCGAAAGAGCGGGTCGAGTCGCGACTGCGGGCGGTCCGCGGGGGCGAGCTGAACGACAGCCAGTTCGGTACGCGGATGCGCGGCGAAGGGCTGATCGCCCAGCAGATTGACCAGACGTTTCGGGTTTTCCGGAAGCGTCACCAGCTCGACCGCAGCGAATTTCGCTTCGATACGACCCAATTTCGCCGCCCGGATCCCAATGGACGGCAGAAAAGCTTGTTCTAG
- a CDS encoding proline racemase family protein — MAKTPRSVTTLSVVDSHTGGEPTRVIDQEIDLGSGPLSERRTIFKKKFDWIRSSTCTEPRASEAMVGALLTPPTNPDATAGVIFFNNVDVLGMCGHGTIGVVATLAHLGRIKPGPHRIETPVGDILATLHDNGEVSVRNVASYRYKADVELSVPGYGNVVGDIAYGGNWFFLVKSPSMELNYSDRDELLWFTKAIRKTIDKQKITGASNGKIDHIELYGNPSNELAADSRNFVLCPGGEYDRSPCGTGTSAKVAVLAAEEKLAPGEVWRQESITGSIFQASYAVVDGQIIPTIRGSAFVTAVSQLIIDPADRFAFGIPPR; from the coding sequence GTGGCCAAAACTCCCCGCTCGGTAACGACGCTCTCGGTGGTCGACTCGCACACCGGGGGCGAGCCGACTCGCGTGATTGACCAAGAGATCGACCTTGGCAGCGGACCGCTGTCGGAACGTCGCACCATCTTCAAAAAGAAGTTCGACTGGATCCGCAGCAGCACCTGTACCGAGCCCCGGGCGTCGGAAGCGATGGTCGGCGCGCTGTTGACGCCGCCGACCAATCCGGACGCTACCGCCGGCGTCATCTTTTTCAACAACGTCGATGTGCTCGGCATGTGCGGGCACGGGACGATCGGCGTCGTCGCGACCCTCGCCCATCTCGGGCGAATCAAGCCAGGCCCGCATCGGATCGAAACTCCAGTCGGCGACATCTTGGCGACGCTGCATGACAACGGCGAAGTGAGCGTCCGCAATGTCGCCAGCTATCGCTACAAGGCGGACGTCGAGCTGAGCGTCCCCGGCTATGGCAACGTGGTGGGAGATATCGCGTACGGCGGAAATTGGTTTTTCCTGGTGAAGTCGCCGTCGATGGAGCTCAACTACTCTGATCGAGACGAACTCCTCTGGTTTACCAAGGCGATTCGCAAAACGATCGACAAGCAGAAGATCACCGGCGCGAGTAACGGGAAAATCGATCACATCGAGCTCTATGGCAATCCCAGCAACGAGCTCGCGGCCGACTCCCGCAATTTCGTCCTTTGCCCCGGCGGCGAATACGATCGTTCTCCCTGCGGAACCGGCACGTCGGCCAAGGTCGCGGTCCTCGCCGCCGAAGAAAAACTGGCGCCCGGCGAAGTCTGGCGACAAGAATCGATCACTGGCAGCATTTTCCAAGCAAGTTATGCTGTAGTCGATGGTCAGATCATTCCCACGATTCGCGGCTCGGCGTTTGTCACGGCCGTCTCCCAGCTGATCATCGACCCGGCCGATCGATTTGCGTTCGGCATTCCTCCCCGCTAA
- a CDS encoding esterase-like activity of phytase family protein, producing the protein MKFGFGSLWPLSISLACLLFPVVTSGAEFPGVPVIEFIGEAQISGTATDLSGHAESLENGEPQNRFGGISALEYTGVGNRYIALPDRGPDDGATDYRCRYQVVEIVVRPGTTVPVKVELKETHMLCDGKGRPFVGASTAIECTEKCAGRFDPEGIRVLANGRKYLADEYGPLVIELDADDHETRRFTMPSHLCVSRPSASPQEENEGNSSGRVFNRGMEGLAISQDRQKLYGIMQSSLLQDGVRTPSGKIMGRYSRLIEIDVASGAIREFAYPMEDPSYGISEILECGPGQFLVLERDGKQGEEAKYRHLNWIDLSGATDIAQIDALPADALPAEIKPVRKRTYLDFNSPEFKLAGPNMPEKIEGITYGPKLPDGRQTIVCAIDNDFEGNAPSKFWVFAINTAQFAAR; encoded by the coding sequence ATGAAATTCGGTTTTGGTTCGCTCTGGCCGCTGTCGATCAGCCTGGCGTGTCTCCTCTTCCCGGTTGTGACCTCCGGCGCGGAATTCCCCGGAGTTCCCGTCATCGAGTTCATTGGAGAAGCGCAGATCTCGGGAACCGCGACCGATTTATCGGGCCATGCCGAGTCGCTCGAAAATGGGGAGCCGCAGAATCGCTTTGGCGGGATCTCGGCTCTGGAGTATACCGGCGTCGGCAACCGCTACATCGCCCTGCCTGATCGTGGTCCGGATGACGGCGCGACCGATTATCGGTGCCGCTACCAAGTTGTCGAAATTGTCGTCCGTCCGGGAACGACCGTCCCCGTGAAGGTCGAACTGAAAGAGACCCACATGCTGTGCGACGGGAAGGGTCGCCCCTTCGTGGGCGCGTCGACGGCGATCGAATGCACCGAAAAATGCGCTGGCCGTTTTGACCCGGAAGGGATCCGCGTCCTGGCCAATGGACGGAAGTATCTCGCCGACGAATATGGTCCGCTGGTCATCGAGCTTGACGCCGATGATCACGAAACGCGCCGCTTCACGATGCCGTCGCATCTTTGCGTGTCGCGTCCGTCCGCGTCCCCGCAAGAGGAAAACGAAGGGAACTCCAGCGGCCGAGTCTTCAATCGCGGCATGGAAGGACTCGCGATCTCGCAAGATCGTCAAAAGCTGTACGGCATCATGCAAAGCAGCCTGCTGCAGGATGGAGTTCGCACTCCCAGCGGTAAGATCATGGGACGTTACAGCCGCTTGATCGAAATCGACGTCGCTTCGGGCGCGATTCGCGAATTCGCCTACCCGATGGAGGATCCCAGCTACGGCATCAGCGAAATCCTGGAGTGCGGGCCGGGGCAGTTTCTCGTGCTCGAGCGAGACGGAAAACAGGGTGAAGAAGCCAAGTATCGTCACTTGAACTGGATTGACCTGAGCGGTGCGACCGACATCGCCCAGATCGACGCTTTGCCGGCAGATGCGTTGCCGGCCGAAATCAAGCCGGTTCGGAAACGAACCTATCTCGATTTCAACTCGCCTGAGTTTAAGCTCGCTGGTCCGAATATGCCCGAAAAGATCGAAGGAATCACCTACGGACCGAAGTTGCCGGACGGACGACAAACGATCGTCTGCGCCATCGACAACGACTTTGAAGGAAACGCCCCGTCGAAATTCTGGGTCTTCGCCATCAACACCGCGCAGTTCGCCGCTCGGTAG
- a CDS encoding AMP-binding protein, which produces MNGLLQKIMWATLRFFLRFRYRVRVHGLEELRSVKGPVLVLPNHPAYVDPPTVLSHLRFGRSLRPLVFTDTYRSLLFHPFCIASNAFEVPNLKSHSRDAHRQTTEMIDKVVAGVEAGNDFLIYPSGRLKRQGTEVIGGARIAYELLTRCPDLQVILVRTEGLWGSHFGCAQTGGLPDLAGGAKTAFWSLVTSLLFFVPKRDVSITAVAIDRDQLPLDSKESLNRYLEAWYNVHGGEEPKYVPYNPWFGPRDFDFEAVKRENAIDADAIKPATKEAINAMLVEHLGRELDPSELAPETTLDTLGLDSLERMDMALEMEREFGFRSNHVPTNVGELWLLAEGQLSSGDDEELIVPELWSKPPKVNKEVPHALADTLAEAFVRRALERPDSAAVADQLSGVLTYRKLLTGATLLSKRIAKLEGHAIGIMLPASVAADTLFLAVQMAGKLPVMLNWTTGDAGLAHAVEKLEVKNVVTSQRFLDRLGIEVPGADIVALEEMREGISKWEQTTTYLATYIAPKSFLRSLPKVDRDAPAAVLFTSGSETLPKAVPLSHRNLIADIDAGVKLIQFDQSDILFGFLPPFHSFGMTAAFLMPVLTGIRVVHYPDPTDARGLSRIIRGYGATLMFATPTFLQYIFGVSTDEDLKSLKTVMVGAEKCPDSLHDRFEATLPSAVLLEGYGITECSPVVSGSSPTDSRRGTIGKPLQCVEMLVVHSETHQPIDDGETGLLLVRGESIFHGYLKHDGPQPFLEVSGASWYNTGDLVMKDPDGFFHFRGRMKRFLKIGGEMVSLPALEEPLAKAFPADESGPQIAVEGIEMEGGRKIVLFTCQEISLRDANAMIREAGMQGVMRLDEVRLVEQIPVLGTGKTDYRTLRSWVKETPSGAERESA; this is translated from the coding sequence ATGAACGGTCTGCTGCAGAAAATCATGTGGGCGACTTTGCGGTTTTTTCTCCGCTTTCGCTATCGAGTCCGCGTGCATGGTTTGGAAGAGTTGCGCAGCGTCAAAGGGCCGGTCCTGGTCCTGCCGAATCATCCCGCTTACGTCGATCCGCCGACCGTGCTGAGCCATCTCCGCTTTGGGCGATCGCTCCGGCCGCTGGTCTTTACCGATACCTATCGCAGTTTGCTTTTTCACCCGTTCTGCATCGCGAGCAACGCGTTTGAAGTTCCCAACCTGAAAAGTCACAGTCGCGACGCACATCGTCAGACGACCGAGATGATCGACAAGGTGGTGGCCGGCGTTGAAGCGGGGAACGACTTTTTGATCTATCCGTCCGGACGGCTGAAGCGTCAGGGAACCGAAGTGATCGGCGGTGCGCGGATCGCCTACGAACTGCTGACCCGCTGCCCCGACTTGCAAGTCATCTTGGTCCGGACCGAAGGTTTGTGGGGGAGCCACTTTGGTTGCGCCCAGACCGGCGGCTTGCCCGATCTAGCCGGCGGCGCGAAAACCGCCTTCTGGAGCCTGGTCACGAGCTTGCTCTTCTTCGTGCCGAAGCGAGACGTTTCGATCACTGCCGTGGCGATCGATCGCGATCAACTGCCGCTCGACAGCAAAGAGTCGCTCAATCGTTATCTGGAAGCGTGGTACAACGTTCACGGCGGCGAAGAGCCGAAGTACGTGCCGTACAATCCCTGGTTTGGCCCTCGCGACTTTGACTTCGAAGCGGTGAAGCGAGAGAACGCGATCGATGCCGATGCGATCAAGCCGGCGACCAAAGAAGCGATCAACGCGATGTTGGTCGAACATCTCGGCCGCGAACTCGATCCGAGCGAACTGGCGCCGGAGACGACGCTCGACACGCTGGGGCTTGATAGTCTTGAGCGGATGGACATGGCGCTCGAGATGGAGCGGGAGTTCGGTTTCCGCAGCAACCATGTGCCGACCAACGTTGGCGAACTGTGGCTGTTGGCCGAAGGGCAGCTTTCGTCGGGAGACGACGAAGAGCTGATCGTGCCCGAGCTCTGGAGCAAACCTCCTAAGGTCAACAAAGAGGTTCCGCACGCGCTAGCCGACACACTGGCCGAAGCGTTCGTGCGACGAGCCTTGGAGCGCCCTGATTCGGCCGCCGTCGCCGATCAACTCTCGGGCGTTCTTACCTATCGCAAGTTGCTAACCGGCGCGACGCTGCTTTCCAAGCGAATCGCCAAGCTGGAAGGGCATGCGATCGGCATTATGCTCCCCGCTTCGGTCGCCGCCGACACGCTGTTTCTGGCGGTCCAGATGGCGGGCAAGTTGCCGGTGATGCTCAACTGGACGACTGGCGACGCCGGCTTGGCGCATGCGGTCGAAAAGTTGGAAGTGAAGAACGTCGTCACCTCGCAGCGGTTTCTCGATCGTTTGGGGATCGAAGTCCCCGGCGCCGACATCGTCGCCCTGGAAGAGATGCGGGAAGGAATCAGCAAGTGGGAGCAGACGACGACTTACCTGGCGACCTATATCGCGCCGAAGTCGTTCCTTCGCAGCTTGCCGAAAGTTGATCGCGACGCCCCGGCCGCGGTGCTGTTCACCTCGGGATCGGAGACGCTGCCGAAAGCGGTCCCGCTGTCGCATCGTAACCTGATCGCCGACATCGACGCCGGCGTCAAACTGATTCAATTCGATCAAAGCGACATCCTGTTCGGCTTCCTGCCGCCGTTCCATAGCTTTGGGATGACCGCCGCGTTTTTGATGCCGGTACTGACTGGGATTCGAGTCGTTCACTATCCCGATCCGACCGACGCACGGGGCTTGTCGCGAATCATTCGCGGGTACGGCGCGACGCTGATGTTCGCGACGCCTACCTTTTTGCAGTACATCTTCGGCGTCAGCACGGACGAAGACCTGAAGTCGCTGAAGACGGTGATGGTGGGCGCTGAGAAATGCCCCGACTCGCTGCATGATCGTTTTGAGGCGACCTTGCCGAGCGCGGTGCTGCTGGAAGGTTACGGCATCACCGAGTGCTCGCCGGTCGTCTCCGGCAGCAGTCCCACCGATAGCCGACGGGGGACGATCGGTAAGCCGCTGCAATGCGTCGAAATGCTGGTCGTCCATTCCGAAACGCATCAGCCGATCGATGACGGCGAGACCGGCTTGCTGTTGGTCCGCGGCGAAAGCATCTTCCATGGTTACCTGAAACATGACGGCCCGCAGCCGTTCCTCGAAGTGAGCGGCGCGTCATGGTACAACACCGGCGACCTGGTGATGAAAGATCCGGACGGCTTCTTCCACTTCCGGGGACGAATGAAGCGGTTCTTGAAGATCGGCGGCGAAATGGTTTCGCTGCCGGCGCTGGAAGAGCCGCTCGCCAAAGCGTTTCCCGCCGACGAGTCGGGACCGCAGATCGCCGTCGAAGGGATCGAGATGGAAGGGGGCCGCAAGATCGTCCTCTTCACTTGCCAGGAAATCTCGCTGCGTGACGCCAATGCGATGATTCGCGAAGCGGGGATGCAAGGGGTAATGCGACTCGACGAGGTTCGTCTGGTCGAACAGATTCCGGTCTTGGGGACCGGCAAAACCGACTATCGCACGCTGCGAAGTTGGGTCAAAGAAACGCCGTCTGGCGCCGAGCGAGAATCGGCGTAA
- a CDS encoding dihydrodipicolinate synthase family protein, translating into MNVDWSGVFPAATTQFNADLSVNIPATLQHLDAMIEAGVHGMILLGTVGENCSLSYDEKLEVLKAAVAHINGRVPVLTGVAEFTTATACRYAADAEKIGVDGLMVLPAMVYRSDSRETAAHFRAVAAASDLPIMIYNNPVSYKVDITPEEFAELADEPKFVAIKESTEDTRRITDIRNVCGDRYLLFCGVDDVVLESMVLGIDGWVSGLVNAFPAENRLLWDLALEGRYAEAVEVYRWYTPLLHLDTDVKLVQYIKLAVQECGYGTETTRPPRLPLVGAERDKVLSVIRKAIATRPVLTA; encoded by the coding sequence ATGAACGTCGATTGGAGCGGAGTTTTTCCGGCTGCGACTACCCAGTTTAACGCCGATCTTTCCGTGAATATCCCCGCCACGCTGCAGCACCTCGACGCGATGATCGAAGCCGGCGTGCATGGCATGATCCTATTGGGGACCGTCGGCGAGAATTGTTCGCTCAGCTACGACGAAAAGCTGGAAGTCCTGAAGGCCGCCGTCGCCCACATTAACGGCCGAGTCCCGGTTTTGACCGGCGTCGCCGAGTTTACCACCGCAACCGCCTGCCGCTATGCGGCTGACGCCGAAAAAATTGGGGTCGACGGGCTGATGGTGCTGCCGGCGATGGTCTATCGCTCCGACAGCCGCGAAACGGCCGCTCACTTCCGCGCGGTCGCCGCTGCGTCGGACCTGCCGATCATGATCTACAACAATCCGGTCTCCTACAAGGTCGACATTACCCCGGAAGAATTCGCCGAACTGGCCGACGAGCCGAAGTTCGTCGCGATCAAGGAATCGACCGAAGATACCCGCCGGATCACCGACATCCGCAATGTCTGCGGCGATCGCTACTTGCTCTTCTGCGGCGTCGACGACGTCGTGCTCGAAAGCATGGTCCTGGGAATCGACGGCTGGGTTTCGGGCCTGGTCAACGCCTTCCCGGCCGAAAATCGCCTGCTGTGGGACCTGGCCCTCGAAGGGCGTTACGCCGAAGCGGTCGAAGTTTATCGCTGGTACACGCCGCTGCTGCACCTCGACACCGACGTCAAACTGGTCCAGTACATTAAACTGGCGGTTCAGGAATGCGGTTACGGTACCGAAACGACCCGTCCGCCGCGGCTTCCGCTGGTCGGCGCCGAACGTGACAAGGTCTTGAGCGTGATTCGTAAAGCGATCGCCACGCGTCCGGTTCTTACTGCTTAA
- a CDS encoding GntR family transcriptional regulator: protein MSLSDRIAEELSDRINAREDLPEPFSIANVARLFDVSASPVRTAFDQLVEEGLLIRDESGRLTPNPGRKPKRRTNRSDAHEPSLEVRIREFIIRRSLAGNDSFLREEATAEHFGISRTVLRHWLGKLAGQGFVEHVQRRGWRSRLFLPQDLEHYSEVRETLELLALRDVRENLDPEMLKSILAGNQPLPDGTPQLDNRLHAYWINLSGNYYIRDFFDRHGVFHAAIFDLATTETSAVAEMAEQHRVILESLLEKNWKKAEAVLSKHIRSQIPRVERMLEEIRSEGKKGPAE from the coding sequence GTGTCGTTGTCGGATCGCATTGCGGAAGAACTCTCGGATCGCATCAACGCTCGCGAAGACTTGCCAGAACCCTTTTCGATCGCCAATGTAGCCCGGCTGTTTGACGTCAGCGCCTCCCCGGTTCGGACGGCGTTCGATCAGTTGGTCGAGGAAGGGCTGCTCATTCGGGACGAGTCAGGGCGTTTGACCCCCAATCCAGGCCGGAAGCCGAAACGCCGCACCAATCGGAGCGACGCCCACGAGCCGTCGCTGGAAGTCCGGATCCGCGAATTCATTATTCGCCGCAGCCTGGCGGGAAACGACTCCTTTTTGCGAGAAGAGGCGACCGCCGAGCATTTTGGCATCAGCCGGACCGTCTTGCGACATTGGCTGGGGAAACTCGCCGGGCAGGGCTTCGTCGAACATGTCCAGCGGCGCGGTTGGCGGAGCCGACTCTTTTTGCCGCAAGACCTGGAGCATTACTCGGAAGTGCGGGAGACGCTCGAGCTGTTGGCGCTGCGAGACGTGCGGGAAAATCTCGATCCCGAAATGCTGAAGTCGATCTTGGCCGGCAATCAGCCGCTGCCGGACGGAACGCCGCAGCTCGACAACCGTCTGCACGCCTACTGGATCAATCTCTCGGGCAACTATTACATCCGCGACTTCTTCGATCGTCACGGCGTGTTCCACGCGGCGATCTTTGATCTGGCGACCACCGAGACCTCGGCCGTCGCCGAAATGGCGGAGCAGCATCGGGTGATCCTTGAGTCGCTGCTGGAGAAGAACTGGAAGAAGGCGGAAGCGGTTCTGTCGAAGCATATCCGCTCGCAGATCCCCCGCGTCGAGCGGATGCTCGAGGAAATTCGGTCGGAAGGGAAAAAAGGCCCGGCCGAATAG
- a CDS encoding ABC transporter permease/substrate-binding protein has product MSEVLEQLQFLPDRLAGHVFLSFTALLIGGLISVPLGIWCSRRKQVERISLTTASLIQTIPSLALLAAMVFASGEIGWGPALVALVLYSLLPMLRNTITGIQSVDPACLEAAEGLGMDSYQRLRMVELPLAAPTIVAGVRTAAVWVVGAATIAFPVGATSLGDYIFAGLFTNNPYALGVGCFFCAALALGLDALLGTLESGVRTRNRAARIGSVIGIAALAISPLLVSFLPLGGGSYEEAGPRPVANATEFDDRKYVIGCKGFTEQLILAQALSDELAEAGRQVERKEGIGSAMIFEALKNGKIDCYVDYTGTLWANVLEREDQVSSPEMLIDLATELKGKHQVISLGPLGFRNDYVFVMKREKAEELGIKTLDDLAKHASELRAVSEAEFWERPEWAAVRSAYQFDFDQKRAMDAGLMYGAVANDKADVVVAFRTDGRIVANDLVEIADPARALPPYQAVLLASKRLAEDPDAVEQLRRFVNSISTAEMRNANRSVDSDGASISAAADKIKPEE; this is encoded by the coding sequence ATGTCCGAAGTTCTCGAACAACTGCAGTTCCTCCCCGATCGACTGGCGGGACACGTCTTTCTCTCCTTCACGGCGCTCTTGATCGGCGGTTTGATCAGCGTGCCGCTGGGGATCTGGTGCTCGCGCCGCAAACAGGTGGAGCGGATCTCGCTGACCACCGCCAGTTTGATTCAAACGATTCCGAGCTTGGCGCTATTGGCGGCGATGGTCTTCGCGTCGGGAGAAATTGGTTGGGGACCGGCGCTGGTCGCGTTGGTACTGTACAGCTTACTGCCGATGCTCCGAAATACGATCACCGGAATCCAGTCGGTCGATCCTGCCTGCCTGGAAGCGGCCGAAGGTTTGGGGATGGACAGCTACCAGCGGCTACGCATGGTCGAATTGCCGCTCGCGGCGCCGACGATCGTCGCCGGCGTGCGAACCGCGGCGGTCTGGGTGGTCGGCGCTGCGACGATTGCGTTTCCGGTTGGGGCGACCAGCTTGGGGGACTACATTTTCGCAGGGCTCTTCACGAACAACCCGTACGCGCTCGGCGTCGGTTGTTTCTTCTGCGCCGCGTTGGCGTTGGGGCTGGATGCGCTGTTGGGAACGCTTGAGTCGGGCGTACGCACCCGAAATCGTGCGGCGCGTATCGGTTCGGTTATCGGGATCGCGGCGCTGGCGATCAGTCCGCTGCTGGTCTCGTTCCTTCCGCTCGGCGGCGGATCGTACGAAGAGGCCGGGCCGCGACCTGTGGCGAATGCCACGGAGTTTGACGATCGCAAATACGTGATCGGCTGCAAAGGTTTCACCGAGCAATTGATCTTAGCCCAGGCTCTCTCGGACGAACTGGCCGAAGCGGGGCGCCAGGTCGAACGGAAAGAGGGAATCGGCTCGGCGATGATTTTCGAGGCGCTCAAGAACGGCAAGATCGACTGCTACGTCGACTACACCGGGACGCTGTGGGCGAATGTGCTGGAGCGGGAAGACCAGGTCTCGTCGCCGGAGATGCTGATCGACCTGGCGACCGAACTGAAAGGCAAGCATCAAGTGATTTCGCTTGGCCCGCTCGGTTTCCGCAACGATTACGTCTTTGTGATGAAGCGCGAGAAAGCGGAGGAGCTGGGGATCAAGACGCTCGACGACTTGGCGAAACATGCAAGCGAGCTGCGGGCTGTCTCGGAAGCGGAATTCTGGGAACGACCGGAGTGGGCCGCCGTGCGGAGCGCTTATCAGTTCGATTTTGATCAGAAGCGGGCGATGGACGCCGGGTTGATGTACGGCGCGGTCGCCAACGACAAGGCGGACGTCGTCGTCGCGTTCCGCACCGACGGGCGGATCGTCGCCAACGACCTGGTCGAAATCGCCGACCCGGCTCGCGCCTTGCCCCCGTATCAAGCGGTGTTGCTCGCATCGAAGCGTCTGGCCGAAGATCCGGACGCGGTGGAACAACTCCGCCGGTTCGTCAACTCGATTTCAACTGCCGAAATGCGCAACGCCAACCGTTCGGTCGATAGCGACGGAGCGTCGATCTCGGCCGCCGCGGACAAGATCAAACCAGAGGAATAA